One Corynebacterium tuberculostearicum DNA window includes the following coding sequences:
- the rbfA gene encoding 30S ribosome-binding factor RbfA yields MVDHARAARMAKRIKEIVASAIEREIKDRRLELVTITDTRVTGDLHDATVFYTVRGKDIDSEPDFAQAEEALKRAKGQLRKIVGDQLSVRFTPTLTFEVDTVPEASAHMEELLARARARDEELAKLKENAQPAGDANPYKTSDEDEA; encoded by the coding sequence ATGGTTGACCACGCGCGTGCTGCACGAATGGCCAAGCGTATTAAGGAAATCGTGGCGAGTGCCATAGAACGCGAGATCAAGGATCGCCGCCTCGAGTTGGTGACCATCACAGATACTCGAGTGACGGGCGACCTGCACGATGCCACCGTTTTTTATACCGTGCGCGGAAAAGACATTGACTCCGAGCCAGACTTCGCACAAGCAGAAGAAGCCCTCAAGCGCGCTAAAGGTCAGCTGCGCAAGATTGTGGGCGATCAACTCTCGGTGCGGTTTACCCCGACGCTAACCTTCGAGGTCGATACCGTTCCGGAGGCCTCTGCTCATATGGAAGAACTTCTGGCCCGTGCTCGCGCCCGCGATGAAGAACTGGCAAAGCTGAAGGAAAACGCCCAGCCGGCAGGGGATGCGAACCCGTATAAGACCTCCGATGAAGACGAGGCTTAA
- a CDS encoding DHH family phosphoesterase produces MTKKQYEPAVAALHDAHSICIVTHLRPDADAIGSAAALLLALRQRGKDVCAVVGQEREISRNLYTIPAADDVTTSLKLPEGYDLYVTVDCGSLDRTGFFADRIDQLAKQGRVLCIDHHSSNPGFGAINVVDTECESTTVVLLSILDSLEIQIDRHIAHCLYAGLMTDTGSFRWGRPAMHDIATRLMHYDLDTKQIAADLLDSTTPDDLQMIGRVLAGLRLEEAGEHTLGILVARLEDIQGHSDSAVESLVEFVRALEGTTVGVVFKEQAPEVWAVSLRSSRIDCSSVALTFGGGGHVPAAGYTAHGAPEKIIKELVAAIQ; encoded by the coding sequence GTGACTAAGAAGCAATATGAGCCGGCAGTTGCCGCTTTGCACGATGCTCACAGCATCTGCATTGTGACGCACCTGCGGCCGGATGCCGATGCCATCGGCTCTGCTGCGGCGTTGCTGCTCGCGCTGCGCCAACGGGGCAAAGACGTGTGTGCCGTTGTGGGCCAGGAGCGGGAAATTTCCCGTAACCTTTACACCATTCCTGCCGCCGACGACGTCACCACTAGCCTTAAGCTGCCGGAAGGCTATGACCTCTACGTCACCGTTGATTGTGGTTCTTTGGACCGAACGGGGTTCTTTGCGGATCGGATTGATCAGCTAGCCAAGCAGGGCCGAGTTCTGTGCATTGACCATCATTCTTCTAATCCAGGATTCGGTGCCATCAATGTCGTGGATACTGAATGCGAATCCACCACCGTGGTGTTGCTGAGCATCTTGGATTCACTGGAGATTCAGATTGATCGTCATATTGCGCACTGCTTATATGCCGGTTTGATGACTGATACTGGCAGTTTCCGCTGGGGTAGGCCGGCTATGCACGATATTGCCACCCGCCTCATGCACTACGATCTCGATACCAAGCAGATCGCAGCTGACCTTTTAGATTCCACCACTCCGGACGATCTGCAGATGATCGGTAGGGTATTGGCCGGTTTGCGCCTCGAAGAAGCAGGGGAGCATACCCTTGGCATTCTCGTCGCGCGGCTGGAAGATATCCAGGGACATTCCGATTCGGCTGTCGAATCACTAGTGGAGTTCGTTCGCGCGCTAGAAGGAACCACCGTCGGCGTGGTGTTTAAGGAACAAGCTCCGGAGGTGTGGGCGGTTTCCTTGCGTTCTTCTCGCATTGATTGTTCTTCGGTAGCGCTTACCTTCGGCGGCGGCGGGCATGTACCGGCCGCAGGTTATACCGCCCACGGGGCGCCGGAAAAGATTATTAAGGAATTGGTGGCCGCTATCCAATGA
- a CDS encoding MATE family efflux transporter — MNAQDRSTAGTVTAREVFGLAFPALGVLAAMPLYLLLDTAVVGRLGAQELASLAAATTIHSVVTTQLTFLSYGTTARSARLFGSGKREAAVAEGVQATYVALGVGGLLAVIMWIFGGVFARALTGDPTTAAGTALWLRIAALAIPVTLVEMAGNGWMRGVQDTKKPLYFTLSGMIPGAIAVPIFVHFWGLAGSAIATVLGMSIIAALFVRELHKEHTGSWQFQWHVVREQLILGRDLILRSASFQVAFLTATAVVSRVGTASLAGHQIMMQLWNFMSLILDSLAIAAQTLTGAALGAGSARHARSVGSKVALYSTIFSGLLAVVFAAGAGIIPRIFTSAPEVLDAISQPWWILVAMVIGGGVVFAFDGVLLGAGDAAFLRTLTISSVLVGFLPGVILAHFMGTGLTGVWCGLAAFIAFRMVGVVYRFRSMKWAVVQKR, encoded by the coding sequence ATGAACGCTCAGGATCGCTCCACCGCCGGCACGGTAACCGCACGCGAGGTCTTTGGCCTCGCGTTTCCCGCGCTTGGCGTACTTGCGGCCATGCCGCTCTACCTTTTGCTAGATACCGCGGTTGTCGGTCGTCTTGGTGCCCAAGAGCTTGCCTCGCTTGCTGCAGCCACCACAATTCACTCCGTGGTGACGACGCAGTTGACTTTCTTGTCCTACGGCACGACTGCTCGCTCTGCCCGTCTCTTTGGCTCCGGCAAGCGCGAAGCGGCGGTTGCAGAAGGCGTGCAGGCCACCTATGTGGCTCTAGGAGTAGGCGGGCTGCTCGCGGTAATCATGTGGATTTTCGGCGGAGTATTTGCCCGCGCCTTAACCGGTGATCCCACCACGGCCGCCGGTACGGCCTTGTGGCTGCGCATCGCAGCACTGGCTATTCCCGTTACTTTGGTGGAGATGGCCGGAAATGGCTGGATGCGCGGTGTCCAAGATACGAAGAAGCCGCTGTACTTTACCTTGTCTGGCATGATTCCCGGCGCTATTGCGGTGCCCATCTTCGTCCATTTCTGGGGGCTGGCAGGCTCGGCTATTGCCACGGTATTAGGCATGAGCATTATTGCTGCGCTATTCGTCCGCGAATTGCATAAGGAACACACCGGCTCCTGGCAATTTCAATGGCATGTGGTACGCGAACAGCTCATATTAGGCCGCGATCTCATCCTGCGTTCGGCTAGTTTCCAGGTGGCCTTCCTTACCGCCACGGCTGTGGTTTCCCGCGTTGGTACCGCTTCTTTGGCCGGTCACCAGATCATGATGCAGCTGTGGAACTTCATGTCCCTCATCTTGGATTCGTTGGCCATTGCCGCGCAAACATTGACTGGTGCGGCCCTTGGTGCTGGCTCTGCGCGGCACGCACGCAGCGTGGGCAGCAAGGTGGCGTTGTACTCTACGATTTTCTCTGGTCTCTTGGCTGTCGTATTTGCTGCTGGTGCAGGGATTATTCCGCGCATCTTCACCTCCGCTCCGGAAGTGCTCGATGCCATCTCCCAGCCGTGGTGGATCCTGGTAGCCATGGTTATCGGCGGTGGCGTGGTCTTCGCCTTCGATGGTGTCTTGCTGGGCGCGGGCGATGCTGCGTTCCTGCGCACGCTGACCATTTCTTCGGTCCTGGTGGGATTTTTGCCGGGCGTTATCTTGGCGCACTTCATGGGTACAGGCTTAACCGGCGTGTGGTGTGGCCTCGCCGCTTTCATTGCTTTCCGCATGGTGGGTGTGGTCTACCGGTTCCGTTCGATGAAATGGGCCGTAGTACAGAAGCGCTAG
- a CDS encoding metallophosphoesterase family protein: MPTVWAVSDLHGAVKTNSERIDQLTPPDPADWLIVAGDVAERTDLIIRILRQLNDRYARVIWVPGNHELFSRSQDRYQGRDKYAHLVERCREIGVITPEDPYPVFHGTTIVPLFTLYDYSFRPHGLSVDEAIDAARAKQLMMTDEFAIAPFVDVRAWCWDRLAYSIKRLSRVHGPTVLVNHWPLVQEPTMLLRFPEIALWCGTRHTRSWPRRYNAESVIYGHLHMPSRMNVDGVDHIETSLGYPREWQGRDSAQAWPYPVLRSFEGEEAR; encoded by the coding sequence ATGCCAACAGTGTGGGCGGTTTCTGACCTGCATGGAGCGGTCAAAACCAATAGCGAGCGCATTGATCAGCTCACCCCGCCCGATCCCGCAGATTGGCTCATCGTGGCCGGGGACGTTGCAGAACGCACCGATCTCATTATTCGTATTTTGCGCCAGCTCAATGATCGCTATGCCAGGGTTATCTGGGTGCCGGGTAACCATGAGCTATTCTCCCGCTCTCAGGACCGCTATCAAGGTCGAGATAAGTATGCGCACCTGGTGGAAAGGTGCAGGGAAATTGGAGTTATTACTCCAGAAGACCCGTATCCGGTATTTCACGGGACTACCATCGTTCCGCTATTTACTTTGTATGATTACAGTTTCCGTCCGCATGGCCTTAGCGTGGACGAAGCCATTGACGCGGCGCGCGCAAAACAACTGATGATGACCGATGAGTTCGCCATCGCCCCCTTCGTAGACGTGCGGGCGTGGTGTTGGGACAGGTTGGCCTATTCCATCAAGCGCCTTTCCCGAGTACATGGTCCTACCGTGCTGGTTAACCATTGGCCGTTGGTCCAAGAACCAACCATGCTGTTGCGCTTTCCGGAAATTGCCTTGTGGTGCGGAACCAGGCATACGCGGTCGTGGCCGCGGCGCTATAACGCGGAGTCGGTCATCTATGGGCACCTGCATATGCCGTCTCGCATGAATGTGGATGGCGTTGACCACATCGAGACGTCATTGGGGTATCCACGCGAATGGCAGGGGCGCGACAGCGCCCAGGCGTGGCCGTATCCGGTACTGCGTTCTTTTGAAGGGGAGGAGGCACGATGA
- a CDS encoding 4'-phosphopantetheinyl transferase family protein, whose product MMYPELFPESARYCYVRTDSGYADLANFEGLAAEEKSLVSQAVDVRKAEFGDARWCAHRALQELGASPATPILRGERGMPLWPEGFVGSMTHTEGMRAAVVAPTSSLKSVGLDAEPAEPLPDHVLTMIARAGEMPQLLRLREAGITCPDRLLFCAKEATYKSWFPMTFRWLDFDQAEIDLREDGTLISYILARPTPVPFITGRWVIRDGYVIVSTSVPALDFSH is encoded by the coding sequence ATGATGTATCCAGAGCTATTTCCTGAAAGTGCGCGCTATTGCTATGTACGCACGGATTCGGGTTACGCGGATTTGGCTAATTTTGAAGGCCTCGCGGCCGAAGAAAAGTCTTTGGTTTCCCAGGCCGTTGATGTACGCAAGGCCGAGTTCGGTGATGCTCGGTGGTGTGCGCACCGAGCCTTGCAGGAATTGGGGGCCAGCCCGGCGACGCCGATTTTGCGCGGTGAGCGCGGCATGCCGCTGTGGCCAGAAGGTTTTGTAGGCTCGATGACGCATACCGAGGGGATGCGGGCTGCGGTGGTTGCCCCTACCTCATCCTTAAAATCCGTAGGCCTGGATGCAGAACCCGCCGAACCGCTGCCGGATCATGTGCTCACCATGATCGCCCGGGCGGGGGAGATGCCGCAGCTTTTGCGGCTGCGTGAGGCGGGGATTACCTGCCCGGATCGTTTGCTCTTCTGCGCCAAAGAGGCCACGTATAAGTCGTGGTTTCCCATGACCTTTCGCTGGCTGGACTTTGACCAAGCAGAAATCGACCTGCGCGAGGATGGCACGTTAATTTCCTATATTTTGGCTAGGCCCACACCGGTGCCTTTTATCACCGGGCGCTGGGTAATCAGAGATGGCTACGTTATCGTCTCCACCTCGGTTCCGGCTTTAGACTTTAGCCACTAA
- the truB gene encoding tRNA pseudouridine(55) synthase TruB — MTDALANSGLVIVDKPAGMTSHDVVGRLRRYFHTKKVGHAGTLDPMATGVLVLGLERGTKFLAHMVASTKSYDATIRLGAATTTDDAEGEHCWGASAAAIDRTAIEAEIAKLTGDIMQKPAAVSAIKINGRRAHELVREGQEVDIPARPVTVDKFDVLAERHEGDYIDLDVTVDCSSGTYIRSLARDLGEALQVGGHLTALRRTKVGPFALADALSLDALADSPRLSLSLDEALARCFPVLSVTEEEAAALAMGKWLEPRGLKGVHAAVAPNGQAVALIKEKGKRLATVFVARPSTL; from the coding sequence ATGACTGATGCGCTCGCAAACTCCGGACTCGTCATCGTAGACAAACCCGCCGGCATGACCTCCCACGATGTTGTCGGCCGCCTACGCAGGTACTTTCACACCAAGAAGGTAGGCCACGCCGGCACTCTAGACCCCATGGCCACCGGCGTGCTTGTCCTTGGCTTGGAGCGTGGCACCAAGTTCTTGGCCCACATGGTTGCCTCCACTAAGTCCTACGACGCCACCATTCGCCTCGGCGCCGCCACCACAACCGATGACGCCGAAGGAGAACACTGCTGGGGCGCTAGCGCTGCGGCCATTGACCGCACCGCAATCGAGGCAGAGATTGCCAAGCTCACCGGCGATATTATGCAAAAGCCCGCGGCCGTATCCGCTATTAAAATTAACGGCCGCCGCGCCCATGAGCTAGTACGCGAGGGCCAGGAGGTAGACATTCCCGCCCGCCCAGTAACGGTAGATAAGTTTGACGTTCTGGCAGAGCGCCACGAGGGCGACTACATCGATCTTGACGTCACGGTGGATTGCTCTTCCGGCACCTATATTCGCTCCCTGGCCCGCGATCTGGGCGAGGCCCTGCAGGTGGGCGGGCACCTGACCGCCTTGCGTCGCACTAAGGTGGGCCCTTTTGCGCTTGCCGACGCCCTCTCGCTCGACGCCCTTGCCGATTCCCCTCGCCTTTCCCTCAGCTTGGATGAGGCCTTGGCTCGCTGCTTCCCCGTCCTTTCCGTCACGGAGGAGGAGGCAGCCGCCCTCGCCATGGGCAAGTGGCTTGAGCCCCGCGGACTCAAGGGCGTCCACGCTGCTGTGGCCCCTAATGGCCAAGCCGTGGCGCTCATTAAAGAAAAAGGCAAGCGCCTAGCCACCGTATTTGTGGCACGGCCCTCTACCCTTTAG
- a CDS encoding bifunctional riboflavin kinase/FAD synthetase — translation MVCVDIWYGIDDIPAEVGPTSVTIGVFDGLHRGHQQLISACVEHARAHGERPVMVTFDPHPVSVFLPERAPLAVLSFERRLELAEEMGIAAVLVIDFTRDLAGVEPRPYVEDLLVGKLAAQHIVVGENFTFGAGATGTAQAMQDFGAEFGFSVDIVPLLDDEGVRICSTHIRECLAQGDIESANWALGRHFTVTGPVVRGAGRGGKELGFPTANQYFPDTVAIPADGVYAGWFIVHSDSSIEGDMRPGVAYAAAISVGTNPTFGDEERSIESFVLDRDADLYGYEATVHFVGHLRDMVKFNSVDELLEAMANDVAKARQVLAADAKAQGWTAKDYFLREK, via the coding sequence ATGGTCTGCGTGGATATTTGGTACGGAATCGATGACATCCCTGCGGAAGTGGGCCCAACGTCAGTAACCATCGGCGTCTTTGACGGCCTGCACCGCGGCCATCAGCAGCTCATCTCCGCCTGCGTGGAGCATGCACGCGCTCATGGTGAGCGCCCTGTCATGGTGACCTTTGACCCGCACCCGGTGTCGGTATTCCTCCCGGAGCGTGCGCCCCTGGCGGTGCTGAGTTTTGAACGGCGACTGGAATTGGCCGAAGAGATGGGCATTGCAGCCGTGCTTGTTATTGACTTCACCCGCGACCTTGCTGGGGTGGAGCCACGTCCCTACGTAGAGGATTTATTGGTAGGAAAGCTCGCAGCACAGCACATCGTGGTAGGCGAGAACTTCACCTTTGGCGCCGGCGCGACCGGAACCGCCCAGGCTATGCAGGACTTTGGTGCCGAGTTTGGCTTTAGTGTGGACATCGTTCCGCTGCTGGATGATGAGGGCGTGCGCATTTGCTCCACCCACATTCGTGAGTGCCTTGCGCAGGGGGATATCGAATCCGCTAATTGGGCGCTCGGTCGCCATTTCACCGTGACCGGGCCTGTAGTGCGTGGCGCAGGACGTGGTGGCAAGGAGCTCGGATTCCCCACAGCCAATCAGTATTTCCCGGATACGGTGGCCATCCCGGCCGATGGTGTGTACGCGGGCTGGTTCATCGTCCACTCTGACTCCTCTATCGAGGGGGATATGCGCCCTGGCGTGGCCTATGCGGCCGCTATTTCCGTAGGTACCAACCCCACCTTTGGCGATGAGGAGCGCTCCATTGAGTCCTTCGTGCTCGACCGCGACGCTGACCTGTACGGCTACGAGGCTACGGTGCACTTTGTGGGCCACCTGCGCGATATGGTGAAGTTCAATTCCGTAGACGAGCTACTTGAGGCCATGGCCAATGATGTAGCCAAGGCCCGCCAGGTGCTTGCTGCCGACGCGAAGGCGCAGGGCTGGACCGCGAAAGACTACTTCCTGCGGGAGAAATAA
- a CDS encoding nucleoside hydrolase encodes MKAILDLDTGIDDALALAYAIAHPNLDLIGVTCTYGNVTVPLAVRNTLALLELLGHDDIPVFAGPSPDGFRPSEISSFIHGHNGVGEVLLPPATTQAQSQPAAEFLIEAVHEHGDDLVIIPTGPSTTIAAAMQQAPSFAAAAHLVMMGGALTVPGNVTPWSEANISQDPEATDYLFRHTSDTTMVGLDVTLRTLLTTAESARWRATGTHAGRIFADMVDYYIRAYATTSPHLGGCGLHDPLAVAVAADASLVDVLSINLKTDTTGPTRGRTIADEKRLDAPPTARVAVGVDSERFVREFVGRLEALFSEL; translated from the coding sequence ATGAAGGCGATTCTCGATCTTGATACCGGCATTGATGATGCCCTAGCGCTGGCGTACGCCATCGCCCATCCGAACCTGGACCTAATCGGCGTGACCTGCACGTACGGCAACGTGACCGTGCCCTTAGCCGTGCGCAATACACTGGCCCTTCTAGAGCTACTGGGCCACGACGATATTCCAGTCTTTGCCGGGCCTAGCCCGGATGGGTTTCGGCCAAGCGAGATTTCTTCCTTTATCCACGGCCACAACGGCGTGGGGGAGGTCCTTCTTCCGCCGGCAACCACCCAGGCGCAGTCCCAACCAGCGGCCGAGTTTCTCATCGAAGCTGTGCACGAGCACGGCGATGATCTAGTAATCATTCCGACCGGCCCGTCCACCACGATTGCTGCGGCCATGCAGCAGGCCCCTTCCTTTGCCGCGGCCGCGCACCTGGTGATGATGGGTGGTGCTCTTACCGTACCTGGAAACGTCACGCCGTGGTCCGAGGCCAATATCTCCCAGGACCCGGAAGCTACCGATTACCTCTTCCGCCACACGAGCGATACCACCATGGTGGGCTTGGATGTTACCTTGCGCACCCTTTTGACCACGGCGGAGTCCGCTCGTTGGCGCGCTACCGGCACCCACGCCGGCCGCATCTTTGCGGATATGGTGGACTATTATATCCGCGCTTATGCCACCACATCGCCGCACTTGGGCGGGTGCGGTTTGCACGATCCATTAGCCGTTGCGGTGGCGGCAGATGCCTCGCTTGTCGACGTCCTATCTATAAACCTCAAGACGGACACCACCGGCCCTACCCGTGGACGGACAATCGCGGATGAAAAGCGATTGGATGCGCCGCCTACTGCCCGGGTGGCTGTGGGCGTGGATAGTGAGCGCTTTGTGCGGGAGTTTGTCGGACGACTTGAGGCGCTCTTCAGCGAGCTCTAA
- the rpsO gene encoding 30S ribosomal protein S15: MALTTEKKAEILKEYGLHETDTGSPEAQVALLTSRINTLTEHLKFHKHDHHSRRGLLLMVGRRRGLLKYLAENNVDRYRDLISRLGLRR, from the coding sequence ATGGCATTGACCACTGAGAAGAAGGCCGAAATCCTCAAGGAGTACGGCCTGCACGAAACCGATACCGGTTCCCCTGAGGCACAGGTTGCCCTGCTGACCTCCCGCATCAATACTTTGACCGAGCACCTGAAGTTCCACAAGCACGATCACCACTCCCGCCGTGGTCTGCTGCTGATGGTTGGTCGCCGTCGTGGCCTGCTGAAGTACCTGGCTGAGAACAACGTCGATCGCTACCGTGATCTGATCTCTCGCCTGGGTCTGCGCCGTTAA
- a CDS encoding polyribonucleotide nucleotidyltransferase, with the protein MSVQNSVEFNIDEDFGITEAIATLDNGDFGTRTLRFETGQLARQADGSVTTYLDDDTMLLATTTASNQPREGFDFFPLTVDVEERMYAAGKIPGSFFRREGRPSSEAILACRLIDRPLRPTFVKGLRNEVQVVVTVMSQDPEEYYDVVAINGASAATQLSGLPVSGAVGGVRMALIADDKHPEGQWVAFPNHEQHERALFEMVVAGRIVKKGRKDDVAIMMVEAGAGTNVAERIADGAPAPQEATVAEGLEAAKPFIKTLCEAQNGLAERAAKETQEFPLFPAYGDDVFAAVEKAASKKLEKLLTIPGKQERDDATNENMEQVEEKLLDQFEDLEEADASKQIRGAYNALMKQIVRQKILSEGFRIDGRGVTDIRDLSVEVDLVPRAHGSSLFERGETQILGVTTLDMLKMEQQIDSLTPVESKRYMHHYNFPPFSTGETGRVGSPKRREIGHGALAERALLPVIPSREDFPYAIRQVSEALGSNGSTSMGSVCASTLSLYNAGVPLKAPVAGIAMGLVSGEVNGKEKFVALTDILGAEDAFGDMDFKVAGTSEYITALQLDTKLDGIPSKVLAQALEQARDARSTILETMAEVIDTPDEMSGLAPKITSVKIPVNKIGELIGPKGKTINQITEETGADVSIEDDGTVYVSAATGEAADAAIDKVNSIANPQLPKVGERFLGTVVKTVPFGAFVSLTPGRDGLIHISNLGGDERIEKVEDVINVGDKVQVEIADIDNRGKISLVPVED; encoded by the coding sequence ATGAGCGTTCAGAACTCCGTCGAGTTCAATATTGACGAGGACTTTGGCATTACCGAGGCCATTGCCACGCTAGACAATGGTGACTTTGGTACCCGCACCCTGCGCTTTGAAACCGGCCAGCTGGCCCGGCAGGCAGACGGCTCCGTGACCACCTACTTGGACGATGACACCATGTTGCTGGCCACGACCACCGCGTCCAACCAGCCGCGCGAGGGATTTGATTTCTTCCCGTTGACTGTAGACGTAGAAGAGCGCATGTACGCGGCCGGCAAGATTCCAGGCTCCTTTTTCCGCCGTGAGGGCCGTCCTTCTTCTGAAGCCATCCTGGCATGCCGCCTTATCGACCGCCCGCTGCGCCCAACCTTTGTCAAGGGCTTGCGCAACGAGGTCCAGGTCGTTGTCACTGTGATGTCCCAGGATCCGGAAGAGTACTACGACGTCGTTGCTATCAACGGCGCTTCCGCCGCCACCCAGCTGTCCGGCTTGCCTGTTTCCGGCGCTGTCGGCGGTGTCCGCATGGCACTGATCGCTGATGATAAGCACCCCGAGGGCCAGTGGGTGGCCTTCCCGAACCACGAGCAGCACGAGCGCGCTCTCTTTGAGATGGTCGTTGCCGGCCGCATTGTCAAAAAGGGCCGCAAGGACGACGTAGCCATCATGATGGTCGAGGCCGGTGCTGGCACCAACGTTGCTGAGCGCATTGCCGACGGCGCTCCTGCACCGCAGGAAGCAACCGTTGCTGAAGGCTTGGAAGCAGCAAAGCCATTCATTAAGACCTTGTGCGAAGCCCAGAACGGTCTCGCGGAGCGTGCCGCCAAGGAAACCCAGGAGTTCCCACTCTTCCCGGCGTACGGCGATGATGTCTTCGCGGCAGTGGAAAAGGCTGCTAGCAAGAAGCTAGAGAAGCTGCTGACCATCCCGGGCAAGCAGGAACGTGACGACGCCACCAATGAAAACATGGAGCAGGTCGAAGAAAAGCTCTTGGACCAGTTCGAGGACTTGGAAGAGGCCGATGCGTCTAAGCAGATTCGCGGCGCTTATAACGCTTTGATGAAGCAGATCGTACGCCAGAAGATCCTCTCCGAGGGCTTCCGTATCGATGGCCGTGGCGTTACCGATATCCGTGACCTCTCCGTTGAGGTGGACCTGGTTCCGCGTGCTCACGGTTCCTCCCTGTTCGAGCGCGGTGAGACCCAGATTCTGGGTGTTACCACCCTGGACATGCTCAAGATGGAGCAGCAGATTGACTCCCTGACCCCGGTGGAATCCAAGCGCTACATGCACCACTACAACTTCCCGCCATTCTCTACTGGCGAGACTGGCCGCGTGGGCTCCCCGAAGCGCCGCGAGATCGGCCACGGTGCATTGGCCGAGCGCGCTCTGCTTCCGGTCATCCCATCCCGCGAGGACTTCCCATACGCCATCCGCCAGGTCTCCGAAGCCTTGGGCTCCAATGGCTCTACCTCCATGGGCTCTGTATGTGCCTCCACCTTGTCCCTCTACAATGCCGGTGTTCCGCTGAAGGCTCCGGTAGCTGGCATCGCTATGGGCCTGGTTTCTGGCGAGGTAAATGGCAAGGAGAAGTTTGTCGCCCTGACCGATATTCTCGGCGCCGAGGATGCCTTTGGCGATATGGACTTCAAGGTCGCCGGTACCTCTGAGTACATCACCGCCCTGCAGCTGGACACCAAGTTGGATGGCATCCCGTCCAAGGTCCTGGCCCAGGCACTGGAGCAGGCTCGCGATGCCCGCTCTACCATCCTGGAGACCATGGCTGAGGTCATCGATACCCCGGACGAGATGTCTGGCCTTGCACCGAAGATCACCTCCGTGAAGATCCCGGTTAATAAGATCGGCGAGCTCATCGGACCAAAGGGCAAGACCATCAACCAGATTACCGAGGAAACTGGCGCCGATGTCTCCATCGAGGATGACGGAACCGTCTACGTTTCCGCTGCAACCGGTGAGGCTGCGGATGCTGCCATCGATAAGGTTAATTCCATTGCTAACCCGCAGCTGCCGAAGGTAGGAGAGCGCTTCCTAGGCACCGTGGTAAAGACCGTGCCGTTCGGCGCATTCGTTTCCTTGACCCCGGGTCGCGATGGCTTGATCCACATTTCCAACCTGGGTGGCGACGAGCGCATCGAGAAGGTAGAAGACGTCATCAACGTTGGCGATAAGGTTCAGGTAGAAATCGCGGATATCGATAACCGCGGCAAGATTTCCCTGGTTCCGGTTGAGGACTAA